One Buteo buteo chromosome 4, bButBut1.hap1.1, whole genome shotgun sequence DNA segment encodes these proteins:
- the CCDC71L gene encoding coiled-coil domain-containing protein 71L, whose amino-acid sequence MAASTARGLGLGPPDVFQTGQPPGAEGGRSDAQSPPGSLKRHFVPGGRISIVAPCAVRRWRGAVRGGEARRGGGRPCASPLLLASPALLSRLGASRRHPVPLASMTRSRKQAALERGAGKMNQEAGSAAAAGARVAAAGAAGDGAAPAAWGLEGEAEKVVYSRSQVSFAGTKALGDALKLFMPKSTEFMSSDSELWNFLCSLKHEFSPVILRSKDVYGYASCRAVVPDPPPPSAERPRRRAGKRRLPPADAKRRAAAAGGSGKRRRRRRRRRRRGRERQRQAAAAPAADGPRGGGEAAALAWEPPGEEADSERGSPAEGAGWEPFGGKSLEEIWKAATPRLTTFPTIRVRGSVWSRRSLAAARRRAQQILGVDLSPVVRVRRFPVAPS is encoded by the coding sequence ATGGCCGCCTCCACGGCGCGGGGGTTGGGGCTTGGCCCGCCCGACGTGTTTCAAACGGGCCAACCGCCAGGCGCGGAGGGAGGGCGGTCCGACGCGCAGTCCCCGCCTGGGAGTTTAAAGCGCCATTTTGTGCCGGGCGGCAGGATATCGATCGTCGCTCCCTGCGCGGTGCGGCGGTGGCGGGGTGCAGTGAggggaggcgaggcgaggcgaggcggcgGGCGCCCGTGCGCCTCGCCTCTCCTGCTCGcctctcctgctctcctctcGCGTCTCGGCGCCTCTCGCCGCCACCCCGTCCCTCTTGCCTCCATGACCCGCAGTAGGAAGCAGGCGgcgctggagagaggagccgGGAAGATGAACCAAGAGGCGGGGagcgccgcggcggcgggagcccgggtggcggcggcgggggcagccGGCGACGGAGCGGCGCCCGCCGCCTgggggctggaaggggaggCGGAGAAAGTTGTGTACTCGCGCTCGCAGGTCTCCTTCGCGGGCACCAAGGCGCTGGGCGACGCCCTCAAGCTCTTCATGCCCAAGTCCACGGAGTTCATGAGCTCCGACTCGGAGCTGTGGAACTTCCTCTGCAGTCTCAAGCACGAGTTCTCCCCGGTCATCCTCCGCAGCAAGGACGTCTACGGATACGCCTCCTGCCGCGCCGTCGTCCCCGACCCGCCGCCGCCCTCGGCGgagcggccccgccgccgcgccggcaaGCGGCGCCTCCCGCCCGCCGACGCCAAgcgccgggccgcggcggcgggtgGCAGCGGCaagcggcggaggcggcggcggcgccgccgcaGGAGGGGCCGGGAGAGGCAGCGGCAAGCGGCCGCGGCACCGGCGGCCGAcggcccccgcggcgggggggaggcggcggcgtTGGCGTGGGAGCCGCCGGGCGAGGAGGCGGACAGCGAGCGGGGCAGCCCGGCGGAGGGGGCCGGCTGGGAGCCCTTCGGCGGCAAGTCGCTGGAGGAGATCTGGAAGGCGGCCACCCCCCGCCTCACCACCTTCCCCACCATCCGGGTGCGGGGCAGCGTCTGGAGCCGGCGGAGCctggcggcggcgcggcgccggGCGCAGCAGATCCTCGGCGTGGACCTGTCTCCCGTGGTGCGGGTGCGCCGCTTCCCCGTGGCGCCGTCCTGA